A portion of the Actomonas aquatica genome contains these proteins:
- a CDS encoding SDR family oxidoreductase has translation MSNPYLDSLFSLSGRVAVVIGGTGELCGAMAEGLAGAGAEVVLVGRNEQKAEARLAKIAAAGGKAWFHPADATSRESLVALRDAVLERTGRIDVLVNGAGVNSPTPLMDIPEEEFDRIINANVKGVLMACQIFGETMLQATDGGSIINIGSASARIPLSRVFTYSASKAAVHNLTKNIAREWATKGVRVNLLVPGFFPAEQNRKVLTPDRVETIMGHTPMKRFGEAKELIGATLFLASNAASSFVTGAEIEVDGGFHAMTI, from the coding sequence ATGAGCAACCCTTACCTCGATTCCCTCTTCTCTCTTTCCGGTCGCGTGGCCGTCGTCATTGGCGGCACCGGCGAACTCTGTGGCGCCATGGCCGAGGGCCTGGCCGGGGCCGGAGCCGAGGTCGTGCTCGTTGGCCGCAACGAGCAAAAAGCCGAGGCCCGCCTCGCCAAAATCGCCGCCGCCGGCGGCAAGGCTTGGTTCCATCCCGCCGACGCCACCAGCCGCGAATCACTCGTCGCCCTGCGCGACGCCGTCCTCGAACGCACCGGCCGCATCGACGTCCTCGTCAACGGCGCCGGCGTCAACTCGCCCACCCCGCTCATGGACATTCCCGAGGAGGAGTTCGACCGCATCATCAACGCCAACGTCAAAGGCGTGCTGATGGCCTGCCAGATCTTCGGCGAAACCATGCTCCAGGCCACCGACGGCGGCTCCATCATCAACATCGGTTCCGCCTCCGCCCGCATCCCCCTTTCCCGCGTTTTCACCTACTCCGCCTCCAAGGCCGCGGTGCACAATCTCACCAAAAACATCGCCCGCGAATGGGCCACCAAGGGCGTGCGCGTGAACCTGCTCGTGCCGGGCTTCTTCCCCGCCGAACAGAACCGCAAGGTGCTCACCCCCGACCGCGTCGAAACCATCATGGGCCACACCCCGATGAAGCGTTTCGGCGAAGCCAAGGAACTGATCGGTGCCACCCTTTTCCTCGCCAGCAACGCCGCCTCCTCCTTCGTCACCGGCGCCGAAATCGAAGTCGATGGCGGCTTCCACGCCATGACCATCTAA
- a CDS encoding cbb3-type cytochrome c oxidase N-terminal domain-containing protein — MSDSEKYIPPEEGSIREHVYDGIEEFNKRLPNWWLFTLYIAIVFWVGYWFYYAQSGIPMSDGDKIDAEIARIQAAKLSTDLTIDDPSLWAMSQNPTFIANGKATYDSLCVACHLPSLRGKGENPAAIGPDLTDDEWIHGSAPTNLFHTVENGVATAGMPAWGPVLGTEKTAEVVAYVLSHHQAP; from the coding sequence ATGAGTGATTCCGAGAAATACATTCCGCCCGAAGAGGGCAGCATCCGCGAGCACGTCTACGACGGCATCGAGGAGTTCAACAAACGGCTGCCCAACTGGTGGCTGTTCACCCTCTACATCGCCATCGTGTTTTGGGTCGGTTATTGGTTCTACTACGCTCAGTCGGGCATTCCGATGAGCGATGGAGACAAGATCGATGCCGAGATCGCCCGCATCCAGGCGGCCAAGCTCTCGACGGATCTCACGATCGATGATCCGAGCCTGTGGGCCATGAGCCAGAACCCGACCTTCATCGCCAACGGCAAGGCAACCTACGACTCGCTCTGCGTGGCCTGCCACTTGCCGAGCCTCCGTGGCAAAGGTGAGAATCCCGCCGCCATCGGACCGGACCTCACCGATGATGAGTGGATTCACGGCAGTGCGCCGACCAACCTCTTCCACACGGTGGAGAACGGTGTCGCCACGGCCGGCATGCCCGCCTGGGGCCCGGTGCTGGGCACCGAAAAAACCGCCGAAGTGGTGGCTTACGTGCTGAGCCACCATCAGGCTCCCTGA
- a CDS encoding PocR ligand-binding domain-containing protein, producing the protein MSLPESPEKRSRAVVSQLKESKIFKDYQDAFRETTGLPLNLRPVAGFDLPHHKDPNENPFCALMAKSNHTCAACLQLQEKLEKEACMEPKTLKCFAGLCDAAVPVRVGENLVAFLQTGQVLTHSPTKKQFTTVSRQILKYGTEVDLKKLEESWFQSRVVNKRQYESIIRLLAIFAQHLSALSNQLIVREETAESPAISRARQYIAEHHSDEMSLEEVAKAVNMSAFYFCKMFKKATGMTFTDYLARVRVEKVKNLLLNPHKRISEAAFEAGFQSLSQFNRVFRKIAGEAPTAYRERIEGTTPGVRRAG; encoded by the coding sequence ATGTCATTACCCGAATCACCAGAAAAGCGCAGTCGAGCGGTCGTTTCTCAGCTCAAGGAGTCCAAGATTTTCAAGGACTACCAAGATGCATTTCGTGAAACGACGGGATTGCCGCTGAACTTGCGCCCGGTGGCGGGGTTTGACCTGCCTCACCATAAGGATCCGAACGAGAATCCGTTCTGTGCGCTGATGGCGAAATCCAACCATACCTGTGCGGCGTGTCTGCAGTTGCAGGAGAAGTTGGAAAAGGAAGCCTGCATGGAGCCCAAGACGCTGAAGTGTTTCGCGGGTTTGTGCGACGCGGCCGTGCCGGTGCGCGTGGGCGAAAACTTGGTGGCGTTTCTGCAAACGGGTCAGGTGCTCACGCATTCGCCTACCAAAAAGCAATTTACGACCGTTTCCCGTCAGATCCTGAAGTATGGCACCGAGGTGGATTTGAAGAAGCTGGAGGAGTCGTGGTTTCAGTCCCGTGTGGTCAACAAGCGGCAGTATGAGTCCATCATCCGCCTGCTCGCGATTTTTGCCCAGCACCTCTCCGCGCTCAGCAACCAGTTGATCGTGCGCGAGGAGACGGCAGAGTCCCCGGCCATCAGCCGGGCGCGCCAATATATCGCCGAGCATCATTCCGATGAGATGTCGTTGGAGGAGGTCGCGAAGGCGGTGAACATGAGCGCCTTCTACTTCTGCAAGATGTTCAAGAAGGCGACCGGGATGACCTTCACCGATTACCTCGCCCGCGTGCGGGTGGAGAAGGTGAAAAACCTGCTGCTTAATCCGCACAAGCGCATCAGCGAGGCGGCGTTCGAGGCCGGTTTTCAGTCCCTGTCGCAGTTCAATCGCGTCTTCCGCAAGATCGCGGGCGAAGCTCCGACGGCCTACCGTGAGCGCATCGAAGGCACCACGCCGGGCGTGCGTCGGGCCGGTTGA
- the ccoN gene encoding cytochrome-c oxidase, cbb3-type subunit I: MPARNLTIEYNDKIVRQFMIASVIWGAVGMLVGVLIASQLNFFQLNFSTSFLTFGRLRPLHTNAVIFALVGNMMFAGIYYSTQRLVKARLASDFLSRLHFWGWQAIIASAAVTLPLGLTRGKEYAELIWPINIAVALIWVVFAINFFWTLARRNEPSLYVAIWFYIATIITVAMLYIVNHLSWPTSWTHSYGVFAGVQDGLVQWWYGHNAVAFFLTTPILGIMYYFLPKAAGRPVYSYRLSVIHFWSLVFVYIWAGPHHLLNTALPNWLQMLGMTFSLMLWAPSWGGMLNGLFTLRGAWNKLRTDPVIKFFAAGVTFYGMSTFEGPLLSIKSVNALGHYSDWIIGHVHAGALGWNGFMAAGMFYFLAPKLWSKKLHSESLANLHFWLGLTGILLYVAAMWTSGITQGLMLNSTTEGGTLLTYPNFLDTLNTIRPLMLLRVVGGFLYLTGWFIMAYNLWRTIAGSQAVNGTVNVVVEDDAHAHEARPLGAVVTFLNPPVIFSGLGTVFACVWMFGGPVLQIVGIFGTAASVIMAWIHFESKGKRWAVWYDRLLVSAAPFTVLTLIAVAIGGLVQIIPGIVAHQAANVEDRLQKVYTPLELAGRDIYVSEGCYNCHSQMIRTLVPDVLRYGDYSRLGESIYDRPYQWGSRRTGPDLARVGSKYPNSWHYRHMEDPRQISAGSNMPPYPWLLENDIDVAALPSKIAVQRKLGVPFEEMTDAEIQAKVDAQAAEIVENLKGEGIYVAPEKQIVALISYLQKLGDYQEVTPHTASR; the protein is encoded by the coding sequence ATGCCAGCCCGCAACCTAACGATCGAATACAACGATAAGATTGTCCGCCAGTTCATGATCGCGTCCGTCATTTGGGGCGCCGTCGGAATGTTGGTGGGCGTGCTTATCGCCTCTCAGCTGAACTTCTTTCAGCTCAACTTCAGCACGTCTTTCCTGACGTTTGGCCGCCTGCGCCCGCTGCACACCAACGCGGTGATCTTCGCGCTGGTGGGCAACATGATGTTCGCCGGCATCTACTACTCGACCCAGCGTCTGGTGAAGGCGCGGCTGGCGAGTGACTTCCTCTCCCGACTGCACTTCTGGGGCTGGCAGGCCATCATTGCGAGTGCGGCGGTGACGCTGCCCCTGGGTCTCACCCGCGGCAAGGAATACGCCGAGCTGATCTGGCCGATCAACATCGCCGTCGCCCTCATCTGGGTCGTCTTTGCGATCAACTTCTTCTGGACGCTGGCTCGACGCAATGAGCCCAGCCTCTACGTCGCGATCTGGTTCTACATCGCGACGATCATCACGGTCGCGATGCTCTACATCGTGAACCACTTGTCCTGGCCGACGAGCTGGACGCACAGCTACGGCGTCTTCGCCGGCGTGCAGGACGGTCTGGTGCAATGGTGGTATGGTCACAACGCGGTGGCGTTCTTCCTCACCACGCCGATTCTCGGTATCATGTATTACTTCCTGCCGAAAGCGGCGGGACGACCGGTCTACTCCTACCGTCTGTCGGTCATTCACTTCTGGTCGCTGGTCTTTGTCTACATCTGGGCCGGACCTCACCATCTCCTCAACACCGCGCTGCCCAACTGGCTGCAGATGCTCGGCATGACCTTCTCGCTGATGCTGTGGGCGCCGTCCTGGGGTGGCATGCTCAACGGCCTGTTCACGCTGCGTGGCGCGTGGAACAAGCTGCGCACCGATCCGGTGATCAAGTTCTTCGCCGCCGGTGTCACCTTCTACGGTATGTCGACCTTTGAGGGCCCGTTGCTCTCGATCAAGTCGGTCAACGCGCTCGGTCACTACTCCGACTGGATCATCGGTCACGTGCACGCCGGAGCGCTGGGCTGGAACGGCTTCATGGCCGCGGGTATGTTCTACTTCCTCGCGCCGAAACTCTGGAGCAAGAAGCTCCACTCCGAATCCCTCGCCAACCTCCACTTCTGGTTGGGTCTCACGGGCATTCTGCTCTACGTCGCCGCGATGTGGACCTCGGGCATCACCCAGGGTCTCATGCTCAACTCGACCACCGAGGGAGGCACGCTGCTCACGTATCCGAACTTCCTCGACACGCTCAACACCATCCGCCCTCTGATGCTCCTGCGTGTGGTCGGTGGCTTCCTCTACCTCACCGGTTGGTTCATCATGGCCTACAACCTGTGGCGCACGATTGCCGGTTCGCAGGCGGTCAACGGCACGGTCAACGTGGTGGTGGAAGACGACGCGCATGCGCACGAAGCCCGTCCGCTGGGTGCGGTTGTCACCTTCCTCAACCCGCCGGTGATCTTCTCCGGTCTCGGCACCGTCTTCGCCTGCGTGTGGATGTTTGGTGGTCCGGTGCTCCAGATTGTGGGCATCTTCGGCACCGCCGCTTCCGTCATCATGGCTTGGATACACTTCGAGTCGAAGGGCAAGCGCTGGGCCGTGTGGTATGATCGCCTGCTGGTGAGCGCCGCGCCGTTCACCGTGCTCACCCTCATCGCGGTGGCCATCGGTGGTCTGGTGCAGATCATCCCCGGCATCGTCGCCCACCAGGCGGCCAACGTCGAAGACCGTCTCCAAAAGGTCTATACGCCGCTCGAGCTGGCGGGTCGCGACATCTACGTCTCGGAAGGCTGCTACAACTGCCACTCCCAGATGATCCGCACCCTCGTGCCGGACGTCCTGCGCTACGGCGACTACAGCCGCCTCGGTGAATCGATTTACGACCGTCCCTACCAGTGGGGTTCCCGCCGCACCGGTCCGGATCTCGCTCGCGTCGGCAGCAAGTATCCCAACTCCTGGCACTACCGCCACATGGAGGATCCGCGCCAGATCTCCGCCGGCTCCAACATGCCGCCGTATCCGTGGTTGCTGGAGAACGACATCGATGTGGCGGCGCTGCCGTCGAAGATCGCCGTCCAGCGCAAGCTCGGCGTGCCCTTCGAGGAAATGACCGATGCAGAGATTCAGGCCAAGGTGGACGCCCAAGCGGCCGAGATCGTGGAGAACCTCAAGGGTGAGGGCATCTACGTCGCACCGGAGAAGCAGATCGTGGCCTTGATCTCCTACCTGCAAAAGCTGGGTGACTACCAAGAGGTCACCCCGCATACCGCGAGCCGCTGA
- the ccoG gene encoding cytochrome c oxidase accessory protein CcoG: MSTAPKPNIDSVTTIRDDGSRFFLHPADVKGFFTRHRRWTGLVLIAIYLSLPWINIGGHPAVFLDIAGRRFHLFGLVLAFQDAWLLFFAITGLGFSLFFITALFGRLWCGWACPQTVFLEHVYRRIERWIEGDAVQRRKLDAAPWDSAKATKRIGKQVAFIVVSLIISHLFLAYYVSIPELWSMMHQSPWEHWSAFLFVFIFSGIIYFNFAWFREQLCIVICPYGRLQSALTDDNTMVIGYDAKRGEPRGKPAQSGVGDCIDCNRCVQVCPTGIDIRQGLQLECIGCAACIDACDSVMTKLKRPTGLVRYDSLEGLEGRKTKWLRPRTILYSLLLLAGASVATYAISTVRPASFLVTRMTGAPYIVSDEAVRNQFLVRVVNKQDVSQTFRIALPDLPETVDRSGFTGSLELGPLGEQVVPLVLQVPRDEYNGRFHIQVILYGNGDAYELERQIEFVGPDPRLLKDDAQ; encoded by the coding sequence ATGTCCACTGCACCCAAACCCAACATCGATTCGGTTACCACGATCCGTGACGACGGCTCGCGGTTCTTTTTGCATCCCGCGGATGTGAAAGGCTTCTTCACCCGCCACCGACGCTGGACGGGCTTGGTGCTCATCGCCATCTACCTGTCGCTGCCGTGGATCAACATCGGCGGACACCCGGCGGTGTTCCTCGATATCGCGGGGCGGCGCTTCCATCTCTTCGGCCTTGTTTTGGCCTTCCAAGATGCGTGGTTGCTTTTCTTTGCAATTACTGGACTGGGCTTCTCGCTCTTCTTCATCACCGCGCTGTTTGGGCGTTTGTGGTGTGGCTGGGCTTGTCCGCAGACGGTGTTCCTGGAGCACGTCTACCGCCGCATTGAGCGTTGGATCGAGGGCGACGCCGTGCAGCGCCGCAAGTTGGATGCCGCGCCGTGGGACAGCGCCAAGGCGACCAAACGCATCGGCAAGCAGGTCGCGTTCATCGTCGTTTCGTTGATCATCTCCCACCTCTTCCTCGCCTACTACGTGTCGATTCCGGAGCTGTGGAGCATGATGCACCAATCGCCGTGGGAGCATTGGAGCGCGTTCCTCTTCGTCTTCATTTTCTCCGGGATCATCTACTTCAACTTCGCGTGGTTCCGGGAGCAGCTCTGCATCGTGATCTGCCCCTACGGTCGCCTGCAGTCGGCCCTTACTGACGACAACACGATGGTGATCGGCTACGACGCCAAGCGCGGTGAACCGCGTGGCAAACCCGCCCAGTCCGGGGTGGGGGATTGTATCGATTGCAATCGCTGCGTGCAGGTCTGCCCGACGGGCATCGACATCCGCCAAGGCTTGCAGCTCGAGTGCATCGGCTGTGCGGCCTGTATCGACGCCTGTGACTCGGTGATGACCAAACTCAAGCGTCCCACCGGCCTCGTGCGTTACGACTCACTGGAGGGCTTGGAGGGCCGCAAGACCAAGTGGCTGCGTCCGCGCACGATTCTCTATTCGCTGCTCCTGCTGGCGGGCGCGAGTGTCGCCACCTACGCGATCTCGACGGTGCGTCCGGCCAGCTTCCTGGTCACCCGCATGACGGGCGCTCCCTACATCGTGAGCGACGAAGCGGTGCGCAACCAGTTCCTCGTGCGCGTGGTCAACAAGCAGGACGTATCGCAGACCTTCCGCATCGCGCTGCCGGATCTGCCGGAGACGGTGGACCGCTCGGGTTTCACCGGCTCTCTCGAACTGGGTCCGCTGGGCGAGCAAGTGGTGCCGCTGGTGCTGCAAGTGCCGCGCGACGAGTATAATGGGCGTTTCCACATCCAGGTCATCCTGTATGGCAACGGTGACGCCTACGAGTTGGAGCGACAGATTGAGTTTGTGGGCCCGGATCCGCGTCTTTTGAAAGACGACGCGCAATGA
- a CDS encoding glycoside hydrolase family 2 TIM barrel-domain containing protein, with product MKPRLLPLLAALLGCTSSSFATTPASIDDGRPEWDNPAVIRWGHEQPRTTFLAFPSRQLAFDHRRAPKATPRYQSLSGDWQFHWSPNPTSRPTTFQQPDFDASTWSSITVPGNWQLQGHGLPIYANATYPFPITEARPPHDWNPVGSYRRTFTLPATWDYAPDAGEKVFLHFEGVDSAYYVWLNGELIGYNEGSRTPAEFDVTPHLQAGENLLAVQVYRWSDGAILEDQDFWRLSGIFRDVYLWQAGPTHVRDVKLLADFDPISRTGSLQVNLDLTGDEAAVVADVELLQPSGAPLQSLQLSADNAWQAQHAQLAVAPWSAEAPHLYPVLVTLRDRASGDVLEVVPFEVGFRRVEIRDSQLLVNGVAVKLKGVNRHEHDPDLGHTVTREGMLRDIALMKRHNLNAVRTSHYPNVPEWYRLCDQAGIYVIDEANLETHGFGRHTLHNRIANDPAWAAPILDRLQRVVARDYNHPSVIMWSTGNESGEGPNLLACRVWANQADPSRPLHYENSNLQVEGFDGSSTDITSHMYLPADEMASELERFAGKPLVLCEYTHAMGNSNGNLDAYWDRIFADDRIAGAFVWDWMDQGLRQPIPFGRLDPWGRSDFFAYGGWWEDRARVRNDNNFCMNGLIDANGHPHPGLIALKHIIQPASAELLTASTDGMQVRLTNRLDFTDLSDAVTLHWTILQNGTPVDSGTTALASVPARRTSVVTINPSPDWLQLDGEILLQLSYRTATGSAYWKPGYELGWDQFPLVGEWIAPNSAAASTAAAPQLTESDDHLTVTAADSSWSLTFNRRTGALTDWQHAGTTLATGAAPDFWRATTDNDRGAGLGPRRTSRELKLTASRTWQNAARQRVVTDVATSSTDTSAQVRFTTTVLEGAAELVLTYDVHADGSVDVDYAYAAQQDDLPIIPRVGMAWELPAAFSDLRWYGRGPEPTYADRAFAPLGIYANTVMGNWVDYSRPQENGNKVDVRWLELSIPSTGVGLRILSLDTPLSCGIRPYADHELENVDYSWQLGPRHTTYLNVDLTQLGVGGDDSWGSIAHAPYQPRSTEYHYRYRLEPFQLD from the coding sequence ATGAAACCCCGCCTCCTCCCCCTCCTCGCCGCCCTGCTCGGCTGCACGTCCTCCTCGTTTGCCACCACCCCCGCGTCCATTGACGACGGACGTCCCGAGTGGGACAACCCCGCGGTCATTCGCTGGGGCCATGAGCAGCCCCGCACCACCTTCCTCGCCTTCCCCTCCCGACAACTCGCGTTCGACCACCGCCGCGCCCCCAAAGCCACGCCGCGCTACCAGTCCTTGTCCGGCGATTGGCAATTCCACTGGTCGCCCAATCCCACCAGCCGCCCCACCACCTTCCAGCAGCCCGATTTCGACGCCTCCACGTGGTCGTCCATTACCGTGCCCGGCAACTGGCAGCTCCAGGGCCACGGTCTCCCGATCTACGCCAACGCCACTTACCCTTTCCCCATCACTGAGGCCCGCCCGCCTCACGACTGGAACCCGGTCGGCTCCTACCGCCGCACCTTCACCCTGCCCGCCACCTGGGACTACGCTCCCGACGCTGGCGAAAAGGTCTTCCTCCATTTCGAGGGCGTCGACTCCGCCTACTACGTGTGGCTGAACGGCGAACTCATCGGCTACAACGAGGGTAGCCGCACCCCCGCCGAGTTTGATGTCACCCCACACCTCCAAGCCGGCGAAAACCTCCTCGCCGTGCAGGTCTACCGCTGGTCCGACGGCGCCATCCTCGAGGACCAGGATTTCTGGCGCCTCAGCGGCATCTTCCGCGACGTTTACCTTTGGCAGGCCGGCCCCACCCACGTGCGCGACGTCAAACTCCTCGCCGACTTCGATCCGATCTCCCGCACCGGCTCCCTGCAGGTAAACCTCGACCTCACCGGCGATGAAGCCGCTGTCGTCGCCGACGTTGAACTCCTCCAACCTTCCGGCGCACCCCTGCAGTCGCTGCAACTCTCCGCCGACAACGCCTGGCAGGCTCAACACGCCCAACTCGCCGTGGCACCGTGGAGCGCCGAAGCCCCTCACCTCTACCCGGTCCTGGTCACCCTGCGTGACCGCGCCTCCGGCGACGTCCTCGAAGTCGTTCCCTTCGAGGTCGGTTTCCGTCGCGTTGAGATCCGCGACAGCCAACTCCTCGTCAACGGCGTCGCCGTCAAACTCAAGGGCGTCAACCGTCACGAACACGACCCCGATCTCGGCCACACCGTCACCCGCGAAGGCATGCTGCGCGACATCGCGCTCATGAAGCGCCACAACCTCAACGCCGTCCGCACCTCCCACTACCCCAACGTGCCCGAGTGGTATCGCCTCTGCGATCAAGCCGGCATCTACGTGATCGACGAGGCCAACCTCGAGACCCACGGCTTCGGCCGCCACACCCTGCACAACCGCATCGCCAACGACCCGGCCTGGGCCGCGCCCATCCTCGATCGCCTCCAACGCGTCGTCGCCCGCGACTACAACCACCCCAGCGTCATCATGTGGTCCACCGGCAACGAATCCGGCGAGGGTCCCAACCTCCTCGCCTGCCGCGTCTGGGCCAACCAAGCCGACCCGTCCCGCCCCCTCCACTACGAGAACTCCAACCTCCAGGTCGAGGGCTTCGATGGCTCCAGCACCGACATCACGTCCCACATGTATCTGCCGGCCGACGAGATGGCCTCCGAACTCGAGCGTTTCGCCGGCAAGCCCCTCGTGCTCTGCGAATACACCCACGCCATGGGCAACAGTAACGGCAACCTCGACGCCTACTGGGACCGCATCTTCGCCGACGACCGCATCGCCGGCGCTTTCGTCTGGGACTGGATGGACCAAGGCCTCCGTCAACCCATCCCCTTCGGTCGCCTCGACCCGTGGGGCCGCTCCGACTTCTTCGCTTACGGCGGCTGGTGGGAAGACCGCGCCCGCGTGCGCAACGACAACAACTTCTGCATGAACGGGCTCATCGACGCCAACGGCCACCCCCACCCCGGCCTCATCGCGCTCAAACACATCATCCAACCCGCCTCCGCCGAGCTTCTCACGGCCTCAACCGACGGCATGCAAGTCCGCCTCACCAATCGCCTCGATTTCACCGATCTCAGCGACGCCGTCACCTTGCATTGGACGATCCTCCAAAACGGCACCCCGGTCGACTCCGGCACCACCGCTCTCGCCTCCGTGCCCGCCCGCCGCACCTCCGTTGTCACCATCAACCCTTCGCCGGACTGGCTCCAACTCGACGGCGAAATCCTGCTCCAACTCTCCTACCGCACCGCCACCGGCTCCGCCTACTGGAAACCCGGCTACGAGCTCGGCTGGGATCAATTCCCCCTCGTCGGTGAATGGATTGCCCCGAACTCAGCCGCCGCCAGCACCGCCGCCGCCCCGCAACTCACCGAATCCGACGACCACCTCACCGTCACCGCCGCCGATTCCTCCTGGTCGCTCACCTTCAACCGCCGCACCGGCGCGCTGACCGATTGGCAACACGCTGGCACCACCCTCGCCACCGGCGCCGCTCCCGACTTCTGGCGTGCCACCACCGACAACGATCGCGGCGCCGGCCTCGGTCCACGCCGCACCTCCCGCGAGCTCAAACTCACCGCCAGCCGCACCTGGCAAAACGCCGCCCGCCAACGCGTCGTCACCGACGTCGCCACCAGCAGCACCGACACCTCCGCGCAGGTCCGCTTCACGACCACCGTGCTCGAAGGCGCCGCCGAGCTCGTGCTCACCTACGACGTGCATGCCGATGGCTCCGTTGACGTCGACTACGCCTACGCCGCCCAGCAGGACGACCTGCCCATCATCCCGCGCGTCGGCATGGCATGGGAATTGCCCGCCGCCTTCAGCGACCTGCGCTGGTATGGCCGCGGCCCCGAGCCCACCTACGCCGACCGCGCCTTCGCCCCGCTCGGCATCTACGCCAACACCGTCATGGGCAACTGGGTCGACTACTCCCGCCCGCAGGAAAACGGCAACAAAGTCGACGTGCGTTGGCTCGAGCTCAGCATCCCATCCACCGGCGTCGGCCTGCGTATCCTCTCGCTCGATACGCCGCTCAGTTGCGGCATTCGCCCCTACGCCGACCATGAGTTGGAGAACGTCGACTACTCTTGGCAACTCGGTCCTCGCCACACCACCTACCTCAACGTCGACCTCACCCAACTCGGCGTCGGGGGCGACGACAGCTGGGGCTCCATCGCTCACGCCCCCTACCAGCCCCGCTCAACCGAATATCACTACCGCTACCGCCTCGAGCCCTTCCAACTCGACTGA
- a CDS encoding substrate-binding domain-containing protein, translating to MAELRRKRVGIMLSIETEHWHGVLQGLAEGFRVEPTVQVVKIARPERFEAARLRRLRLDGLITRVSSKADEAALLAADFPVINVSGRRLGTKLDNVINDDRRVGELAARFFARRGYRNFGYCGAAKHRSSTLRQEGFMAAAQAAGDEALALVLPEMTEGDAPSPQAVDRIAAWLAKLPRPAGVFCFNDAVARAVAEACVDIGASIPNDVAVLGVDNDDIQLGFAAVALSSIELNRRRIGYLAAQRMLELITTKEPVPETVYVPPLKIVARGSTDKLAVNDEVVAEAIDYVADHLGNTIYVEEIARTVGVSRRSLEMRFKAALGTTVYAEVQRQQLERAEVLLMENPKMTIAEVAYACGFQDARHLSVVCRRKLNCTPGSLRTPPRAAAPVD from the coding sequence ATGGCTGAACTGCGGCGCAAACGAGTCGGAATCATGCTCTCGATCGAGACGGAGCATTGGCACGGCGTGCTGCAGGGTTTGGCGGAGGGATTCCGGGTGGAGCCGACGGTGCAGGTGGTGAAAATCGCGCGACCGGAACGGTTTGAAGCGGCGCGGTTGCGGCGGCTGCGGCTCGATGGTTTGATCACGCGGGTGAGTTCCAAGGCCGATGAGGCCGCACTGCTGGCGGCGGATTTTCCGGTGATCAATGTGTCGGGTCGGCGGCTGGGCACTAAGCTGGACAACGTGATCAATGACGACCGCCGGGTGGGGGAACTGGCGGCGCGGTTTTTCGCGCGGCGAGGGTATCGAAACTTCGGATACTGCGGGGCGGCGAAGCACCGGTCGTCGACGTTGCGGCAAGAGGGGTTTATGGCCGCGGCGCAGGCAGCGGGGGACGAGGCGCTGGCGCTGGTGTTGCCCGAGATGACGGAAGGCGACGCGCCATCACCGCAGGCGGTGGATCGCATCGCGGCGTGGTTGGCGAAACTGCCGCGACCGGCGGGCGTGTTCTGTTTTAATGATGCGGTGGCGCGAGCGGTGGCGGAGGCCTGTGTGGATATCGGCGCGTCCATTCCGAACGACGTGGCGGTGCTGGGGGTCGACAATGACGATATCCAGCTGGGCTTCGCGGCGGTGGCGCTTTCGAGTATCGAGCTGAATCGGCGTCGCATCGGCTACCTGGCGGCGCAGCGCATGCTGGAACTGATCACGACCAAGGAACCCGTGCCGGAGACCGTGTATGTGCCGCCGCTGAAGATCGTGGCACGCGGGTCGACCGACAAACTGGCGGTGAACGACGAAGTGGTGGCTGAGGCGATCGACTACGTGGCCGATCACTTGGGCAATACGATCTACGTGGAGGAGATCGCGCGCACGGTGGGCGTGTCGCGACGGTCGCTGGAAATGCGGTTCAAGGCGGCGCTGGGCACGACGGTTTACGCGGAGGTGCAGCGGCAGCAATTGGAGCGAGCGGAGGTGCTGCTGATGGAGAATCCGAAGATGACGATCGCCGAAGTGGCGTATGCGTGTGGCTTCCAGGATGCGCGGCACCTGAGTGTGGTGTGTCGGCGCAAGTTGAACTGCACCCCGGGCTCATTGCGGACGCCGCCGCGCGCGGCGGCGCCAGTGGATTGA